The Octopus sinensis unplaced genomic scaffold, ASM634580v1 Contig02294, whole genome shotgun sequence nucleotide sequence CAAATCTTCTGAAGAAATCGCAGATTTATTCcaaagaattttttattattcGGGCCTCCGCTTATTCTACACACTGATATGGAAGGGAATTAGCCTATGATTCACTGGATTATCAGAGGCACGAGAAAGTGCATTAGAAAACTTAATTATTGCTGGcgaaaaaatgattgaaaaaagaaaatggagatacgaCGAAGAAATATCAATGTCGGAACGACTGTGCTTTTAAGGTCTCAAGCGTCAAATTAATTTTAGACAGGACAACGATGCCAATGTTCGGCAGTATCCGCTGTACGATGGACTTGATGTTAATAAGTATATTGTTGTCGAGCGAAGAAATGATCTCTATGTTATCGAAAGGAGGACGGTGAGCGGTTACACGGAATTCATATTTCTCGATTAGCTAAAATGATTAATTTTCATAAAtccataataaaataattttttattttaataacataaattttaTATGAACAATTTATTAGGATaacctaaaatggaataaaatattcaaaCGTATAAGTTAACTGCGTAAATTGagtgtggttattattattattattatgaagcacTTTCGGAAAAGTCATAAGTTAATTAAGCTTTCCTTGTTGCCACCATTGAAATTCTCCTTAACCGCGATGTTTCCCGTCCATTACTCTTTATGCGGACTTCTGAATAGTTGCACATCAGAATAAAAAACACTGGGAAATCTTAAACCTAATTCACAAAAGAGCAAGATAAGTCTCGACattgaaaaaattgaaattattattaatttgaattGACAACAGAATTATTAAGATTGCATTTACGAGAATACCTTTATTGACTTTTCTAAAGATAGTTGCCGAATGCTGATTCCTCCTTCGATGCCGTGATAAAAGATGTGAGTCATTTCAGAAACGGGAACGGTCTTTTTTGACGTGAACGATTTAATTCTTGGTTATTTTGTAATCCAATTTAATTTATCTAAATCAGACATGCTCAAATCCGAAGATTCAACTTCGTTAGATGGCCGAGACAATATTATTGGATACCCCATCAGATCAGAAGAACATTTTACCAAATAAAGTCCAGTTTTATCAGCAGGTTTTTGGTGTGTTTCCTAATATTTATTCGATCTCTTAAACATCACAACCATGGATAGCATTCCATTAATGAAGGCAGCGCAAATTGACTCAATATTCCTTACATTTCGAAGTAATTTAACATAAACGTCTTCAACAACGACTCCGactataaaataattttgccaATATCCGCTGAGAAATAAGTCCATAACCAGCATCTTTCCGAATCACAGTCATTCTGGCAGCTCCAAAACTCCAATCCATGTCATGATAAACTAATTAAAATGACTtttacagtaaaaacaaaattttagacAATCAAAATACCTGTCCTATTTTCGAACAAATCAAAGTACAGTAAATTATTGGACGCCGAAATTTTAGCCTGAGACAGATAGTTTAATCAGTAATACAGAGGCTATGGCATCCTTCATTGAAGGTCTTGTCTCTGTTGCATATCCTGTCGaataaacagaatgaaaataCCGACGTCCCCCCTACAATTTCCCACCGCGACATAACTCGATACCAGTTTGCTCGTCCCAAAGAAGTCATTGTATAAAACCTTCTCgactttttatattttgaaataaaataccattaaaattacactttttaGGTCTGGAATCACTTctatagaagtaataataatttaaaccGTTATTTTCGTCAGAACAAGCCGGCTGAGTTTCCAACAAGGCGGTTTCCGCTGAATCCACGATTTAATGGATTTGTGAATTTTCCGGAAAAACCTGACTTTCGAAGGTCGGCACGGCTAAATTGTCTTTCCGAAACTTTAAGCGAATTTTTCTTCCCAAACTCAGGATCGGAGAATTGTGAAAAGTCAATGTCCTGTTTAGACAAGTCTGGAAATTTTACCCATGTTTGCCTGCATAGTAATGTTACTTTATAAACCAATCCATCCAAATTTTTGACCAGTGTTAAGATCCAGTACTTTTTGATCATCTTCCCCCTCTCCTTTCTTTAAACAGCTGGGCTTACTGAGGTCACTGTTTTCCAGAGATCTTCTGAATTTgctgaatatttattattttatcaatttatgaTATACATCTGTCGAAAAAAGAACTTCTATCTATGCATGTGGTGGTGATATTTTTATGTTGAATGTTTCTTAAAGACATGTTTTTTTCAATGATCCACAAGGAACAAACTTTCAACATTACTACTATTAATTAAacacatataattattaatttgaaaaaattaaaatcaacaaTATTAGATCAGTTTTCTAGCTTATCGGAGACCTAGTCGCCATCCGCCAGAATTCAGATCTCCGCCCTCTTGAGGACATTGCTCAGAAACAAGGAGCACATAGAGCTCAGTTAACCCATTTCACCGAGACTTTGACCCTTCCTCGAGATGGAGGTAGATCCATACCGGGATGTCTCGCAGTTCTTTTCAATCTGGAAGAAGGACCAGGATGGCAAGTAGAAGGAGCAGAAAGTGAGATTGGCTGACTTTGTTGCCGCCATCATGACATCTTGGAAGATGGAAAGCAGCCCCTTCAGAGAGGTGTTGGTGCGTACAAGTTTGCGAAGAACTTAATGATGGCTTGCCGATATTTCACTATGCCTGAAGCAGAAAAGAGGGCTCTGGCGGAAGAACTACGAAGGCACCGAGATTCGAGCATTATTCCGCGATCCTCTAGCAACATCGGCGAAATACAGTGAAGATCTTCTATGGGTATGTCGGATTTCCTCGCTTCCACACAATCAACCTGGAGATGGTTCATGAGTTCATCGTCTCTGGCGTGCTTTCCCAAGCGGCTAGACCAGCTGGTTCTCAGGCCTCTTCAGCACCTTTAGTTagtcttattattttctttttcctgacATCTTGGTCATTAATGAGACTTCATTCAGCACCTTTAGTTTTTGATCAataaaccagtgtttctcaacgttGGGCCCCAGGCCCACTTGTGGGCCTGAGAAATTTTGAAATGGGCCTGAAGATTTAATTGGGCCTGGAGTGGGCCtcaaagaaaatatgttaatactaatactaataaatctttattcgttattattttcaaattgatttgatttgtttttaatttaatgatattgtcatatttaaatttaaatattataggcCTGATTGTATAGTTCATGTCAAAAGTACACAAGGAAAAAAGGAAGACTACACGCAAATACCAGACTGATTTTTTATTACTAGGCTTCATCCCATCAAGTGCTGATTCTAAGAGGCCTGAATGTGTGGACTGTGGCTTAGTAATGACAAATGTTTCCATGAAGAAATCAAAATTGTTCGCCCATCAACAGTTGAAGCATCCTGCTTCTGTTGGAAAGGAGCGCAGCTATTTCAGGAAGAAAGTGGAGTTACGCCAAAAGAATGCTCCAAAAACTTTAGAATTCTGCTTAAAAAAAGCAAATGAGCATAATAACAAGACACTAAAAGTCAGTTATGCAGTGAGTGAACTGGTTGCTAAGGTGGGGAAGCCACATACAATTGCAGAACGTCTGGTGAAGCCAGCAATGTTGATCTGTGCTAAAGAACTGCTAGGAGAACAGGCTGCCAACATTCTACAAAAAATCCCATTGTCTAATGACACAGTGAAGAGAAGGCAAATTGAAATGGCAGAAAACCTCGAGAAACagcttgtggaaaaattaaaagtttctAAGTTCTCACTACAAATTGATGAGACAACAATCAACAATTCTGCCTTATTACTTACTTATGTCCGATATATTGATGCAATGGCAATTCATgaagaaatgttatttataaaaaaGTTGATTGACACACGAAGCGACACTATATATGCGGCTGTTTACGACTATCTGTACGATAATGGGATCCCTCTGTCAAATCTGTTGCAGATTGCAACAGACGGTGCCAGCGCTATGACCGGCAAACAGAATGGCTTTGTAGCTAAATTAAAAAAAGTTGCCCCTCATATATTGGCAATTCATTGCATCATCCATCGAGAACATCTTTGTGCTAAATCTCTCAATGATGACATGGAACATGCATTGAAAGTCGCTGTTTCAACAGTGAATTTTGTCAAAGCCAATGCTTTGCATGACCGCCTATTTCAACATTTATGTGAACATGAGGACCACCAGAGACTCCTCATGCACACTGAAGTGAGATGGCTTTCCAAAGGAAATTCCCTAGTTCGTCTTGCTGAAATGTGGGATATGGTTCTTATTTTTGTTCATGACATGAAAACACAAGCTTGTAGCAAGAAGCAGAAAGATAAAGCTGAGACTTTGTTTTCAGTGATAAATAACAACGATACAAAAGCAAGGATTTTTTACCTGGCTGACTTATTCGCACATGTCAACCAACTGAACATGACACTGCAAGGGCGAAATGCTAATCTGATAGATAGTGCTGAGAAAGTACGCTCTTTTTTGAACAAGTTATGTCTCTGGAAGATGCATCTTCAAAAAAATGAATTtgcttatttttgtaattttgccaAAACTGCTCCGAGCTCAGAAGTAATCGCAAGCTGCACTGACCACTTGAAATGCTTGAAAGAAGATATGACTAGAAGATTTAAAGATATCATCGAAATGAATCCGCCTAGTTGGATTATAGATATAGCACATTTTGACGTATTAAGTGAAAAAGACATTGATCCTATTATTGCTGGAGAACTTCTTGAACTGAAGGAGaacaaagtattaatgaaaaatattgaaagggaTGGCTTATATGGATGGATGAAAGTAGAATCGATTCATCCATTACTCTTTGAAAAAGTTGTTCCGTTTGTACTTGGCTTTCCCACCACTTGGT carries:
- the LOC115227244 gene encoding protein ZBED8-like, translating into LIGDLVAIRQNSDLRPLEDIAQKQGAHRAQLTHFTETLTLPRDGGRSIPGCLAVLFNLEEGPGWQVEGAESFIPSSADSKRPECVDCGLVMTNVSMKKSKLFAHQQLKHPASVGKERSYFRKKVELRQKNAPKTLEFCLKKANEHNNKTLKVSYAVSELVAKVGKPHTIAERLVKPAMLICAKELLGEQAANILQKIPLSNDTVKRRQIEMAENLEKQLVEKLKVSKFSLQIDETTINNSALLLTYVRYIDAMAIHEEMLFIKKLIDTRSDTIYAAVYDYLYDNGIPLSNLLQIATDGASAMTGKQNGFVAKLKKVAPHILAIHCIIHREHLCAKSLNDDMEHALKVAVSTVNFVKANALHDRLFQHLCEHEDHQRLLMHTEVRWLSKGNSLVRLAEMWDMVLIFVHDMKTQACSKKQKDKAETLFSVINNNDTKARIFYLADLFAHVNQLNMTLQGRNANLIDSAEKVRSFLNKLCLWKMHLQKNEFAYFCNFAKTAPSSEVIASCTDHLKCLKEDMTRRFKDIIEMNPPSWIIDIAHFDVLSEKDIDPIIAGELLELKENKVLMKNIERDGLYGWMKMGLYGTIGGLFTILAKPDGAQVFQFGFFQGYTPYVWLESDCSSCLVNKREQIKSLLQEIDDRLVILDSEKEELKNYHKYDRLR